From Etheostoma spectabile isolate EspeVRDwgs_2016 chromosome 19, UIUC_Espe_1.0, whole genome shotgun sequence, the proteins below share one genomic window:
- the alpk1 gene encoding alpha-protein kinase 1, with the protein MDSQEVGGLLDECLGAVAAAHQSTQPTEAESHNYWRCTDSLCAELASLLQEATEMKWPFVPEKWQYKESLNAKDKTNLSDLISKHLSSLLAVLKASIAAQEARTALAVVFLVDRFLYWTDESRRLLKITKLLHRRHPDTPVAPQLVIRQARVYVNSGKLQKAEYILSSLINNSGATGCWVYRSESDRVLVQAVSVQVRGMILQKLGLWLEAAQLIWASLVGYYTLPQPDKKGIGTSLGILANILVSMNEEDFHAFRTNPDIDLSLLGDRSHRLLSAAQAAKMAVVYSQYTSLYVLTNVATQGTCLLSYSFSVECPASERQSFLLQAREAFAIGLLTKAEGELVTSQQELHTFLKAAYSLTVAHKWLGTPQEVVAKATQACQKALAKFYDYCNADTQDKDGLCAEIMHLVGQVKLLLRVEPFLNSDKGSFIPDSYRNIKDTSVNFTLEGFAKVMKRFQKYHASLCETTNTNCKGTKDDTGEARLCITALGTTIGTLNTECSTGAHKMAPKEEDPQQRGSSSPAVHPPQKSDLCTTLGSTDNLGSSWQNFSLSSSGSPRPSSSGFTGSIGVEREAKARNQSCLTTEVNDRSDSALQSADGNKKQGLHGLNSGVGFQTVFSSAIPATTSSNPDLEMFEVIQAGIETLDTEEDWMTDVGVAQKTSAAEGAAQSLSQLALRTSLSDSFSSQSSWEKLSADLNSPTKRKSQPSSLEAGSVQGSKSAESDGSFFLLETLDSESNNSAHDPTHKKHTSGWEFRPLNSLNVDPNIDTEVDSIPVKPATLATPHPKLPEQCASTETSTESSFEMLGEHQSGPQHSDVTSSEKVNVPQIKNPLCYSCLKHSAVTSVVPESQYLLSQQDFQALLAGVCHECLLKRLHSDQTQFKLKTHRTTHSALHLKFSKAAGLWTARETCAYIGEPMGMQGKQRAALWVQFLHQEERLSSYVGKDYLKPKEIQFHLKDVERQMTAQYYVTEFNKSLYDKEVMAQIFFIPSEALLILNGNEIVGCVTVEPYMLGDFVKLTNNTGKKDKTFQATEYGLAFGHFTYLLS; encoded by the exons ATGGACAGCCAGGAAGTGGGGGGTTTACTGGACGAGTGCCTCGGAGCAGTGGCAGCAGCTCATCAGTCTACCCAGCCCACGGAGGCAGAGAGCCACAACTACTGGAGATGCACAG ACTCGCTGTGTGCAGAACTGGCTTCTCTCCTACAGGAGGCAACGGAAATGAAGTGGCCCTTTGTGCCAGAGAAGTGGCAGTATAAAGAGTCGCTCAATGCCAAAGACAAGACCAACCTTAGTGACCTCATCAGCAAACACCTCTCTTCGCTATTG GCTGTTCTGAAGGCTTCCATTGCTGCTCAGGAGGCACGCACGGCACTGGCGGTGGTCTTCCTAGTGGACCGCTTCCTCTACTGGACGGACGAGTCCAGGCGGCTGCTCAAGATCACCAAGCTGCTCCACAGGCGCCACCCTGACACCCCCGTGGCCCCCCAGCTGGTCATACGACAGGCCAGAGTCTACGTTAACTCTG GCAAACTACAAAAAGCAGAATACATACTGAGCAGTCTGATTAACAATAGCGGGGCCACAG GTTGTTGGGTGTACCGCTCTGAGAGTGACAGGGTTCTTGTGCAGGCTGTTAGTGTTCAAGTACGTGGAATGATTTTGCAGAAGCTAG GCCTGTGGCTAGAGGCTGCACAGCTAATCTGGGCCTCTCTGGTTGGCTACTACACACTTCCTCAACCTGATAAAAAG GGCATTGGAACCTCTCTTGGCATACTGGCCAACATATTGGTCTCTATGAACGAAGAGGACTTCCACGCTTTTAGGACTAATCCAGATATTGATTTG TCTTTACTTGGGGACAGGAGTCATCGTCTTCTTTCAGCAGCTCAGGCAGCTAAGATGGCGGTAGTTTACAGCCAGTACACTTCACTCTATGTGTTGACCAATGTG gcaACCCAAGGGACCTGCTTGTTATCGTACAGTTTCTCAGTGGAGTGCCCTGCCTCTGAAAGGCAGTCTTTCCTCCTGCAGGCGAGAGAGGCGTTTGCAATCGGCCTTCTCACTAAAGCAGAGGGCGAGCTGGTCACCAGCCAGCAGGAGCTTCACACCTTCCTCAAGGCTGCCTATTCTCTCACTGTTGCTCACAAATGGCTCGGCACACCTCAGGAGGTTGTGGCGAAGGCAACTCAAGCTTGCCAAAAAGCTTTAGCGAAGTTTTACGATTACTGCAATGCAGATACCCAAGACAAAGACGGCCTCTGTGCTGAAATCATGCATCTGGTCGGACAAGTCAAGCTTCTGTTGAGAGTGGAGCCTTTCCTTAATTCAGACAAAGGGTCTTTCATCCCAGACAGCTACCGCAACATCAAGGACACATCAGTAAATTTCACTCTTGAAGGTTTCGCCAAGGTTATGAAGAGATTCCAAAAGTATCATGCGTCACTGTGTGAGACAACCAATACAAACTGTAAAGGGACCAAAGACGACACAGGTGAGGCGAGGTTATGTATAACTGCTCTGGGGACAACCATTGGTACACTCAACACAGAGTGCAGCACCGGAGCCCATAAAATGGCACCCAAAGAAGAGGATCCACAACAGCGAGGTTCAAGTTCCCCTGCTGTGCACCCACCTCAAAAGTCTGACCTGTGTACCACTCTAGGCAGCACAGATAACCTTGGCTCTTCATGGCAGAATTTCTCCTTGAGTAGTTCTGGGTCTCCTAGGCCCAGCAGCAGTGGCTTCACGGGAAGTATTGGTGTTGAACGTGAAGCAAAAGCACGTAATCAGAGCTGCCTGACCACTGAGGTTAATGACAGGTCAGACAGCGCGCTACAATCCGCCGATGGAAACAAGAAGCAAGGCTTACATGGTCTTAACTCTGGTGTTGGTTTCCAAACAGTCTTTAGTTCTGCAATACCTGCCACTACCTCCTCCAATCCTGATTTGGAGATGTTTGAAGTGATTCAAGCGGGAATAGAGACACTGGACACTGAGGAGGATTGGATGACTGACGTTGGTGTGGCACAGAAAACGTCAGCAGCTGAGGGTGCAGCACAATCCTTATCCCAGCTAGCTCTCAGAACATCGCTCAGTGACAGTTTCAGTTCCCAGTCGTCGTGGGAGAAACTTTCAGCTGACCTGAACTCCcccacaaaaagaaaatctcagCCAAGCAGCCTTGAAGCAGGAAGCGTTCAAGGCAGCAAGTCAGCAGAGTCTGATGGAAGTTTCTTCCTCTTGGAAACGCTGGATTCTGAAAGCAATAATTCTGCTCATGatcccacacacaaaaaacacacatctggaTGGGAATTCAGACCTCTGAATAGCCTCAATGTTGACCCAAATATTGACACTGAAGTTGACTCAATACCCGTAAAACCTGCTACTTTAGCAACCCCACACCCAAAGCTACCTGAGCAGTGTGCTTCCACTGAAACCTCCACAGAGAGTTCATTTGAGATGCTGGGGGAGCATCAGAGTGGACCCCAACACAGTGATGTTACTTCTTCAGAAAAAGTGAATGTCCCTCAGATAAAGAACCCCTTGTGCTACAGCTGTCTTAAACACAGCGCTGTAACTAGTGTTGTCCCCGAGAGTCAGTATTTGTTGTCACAGCAGGATTTCCAAGCACTACTGGCTGGAGTTTGCCATGAATGTCTGCTGAAGAGACTTCACAGTGACCAGACACAATTCAAACTCAAGACGCACAGAACTACGCACA GTGCTCTTCATTTGAAGTTCTCCAAGGCCGCAGGACTGTGGACAGCCAGGGAGACGTGTGCTTACATCGGGGAGCCGATGGGGATGCAGGGCAAGCAGAGAGCGGCATTATGGGTGCAGTTTTTACACCAAGAGGAGAGGTTAAGCAG TTATGTTGGAAAAGATTACTTAAAGCCAAAGGAGATCCAGTTTCACCTGAAAGATGTGGAGAGACAGATGACAGCCCAGTACTATGTGACGGAATTCAACAAGAGTCTTTATGACAAGGAAGTCATGGCTCAGATCTTCTTCATTCCCTCGGAAGCACTACTG attctgaatggaaatgaGATTGTCGGCTGTGTAACAGTGGAGCCCTACATGCTTGGGGACTTTGTCAAACTGACCAACAACACTGGAAAGAAGGACAAGACTTTCCAGGCTACAGAATATGGCCTCGCCTTCGGACACTTCACCTACCTGCTCTCCTAG
- the LOC116707447 gene encoding ependymin-2, with product MRLLILLLCFLAGCLAQKPHPCSSPPLLSGALTVSTQNEKLWTYAKYLYDAMGQRIRIMELGAYENKSFNFDALLLYKEATMYEINDVNRTCQKKPLKVDFQPMGIPKDASLLGQVVLGSSSGPGQGLLVNSWTGDLPDKSGMFMSTVTEFGCIPVSSAYQTKQYGWMVTSFFNNIIGIDDPGLLNPPDFCLDAELNADSEEEPVDFFSLFLKQH from the exons ATGAGACTCTTGATATTGTTACTGTGCTTTCTGGCAGGCTGCCTGGCTCAGAAGCCTCACCCATGCT CAAGTCCTCCTCTCCTGAGCGGAGCCCTCACTGTG TCCACACAGAATGAAAAGCTGTGGACTTATGCCAAATACCTGTACGATGCGATGGGACAACGGATCCGGATCATGGAGCTGGGCGCTTACGAGAATAAGTCATTCAACTTTGACGCTCTTCTGCTCTACAAAGAG GCTACCATGTATGAGATCAATGACGTAAACCGTACATGCCAGAAAAAGCCTCTGAAGGTAGACTTCCAGCCAATGGGAATCCCAAAAGATGCCTCTCTGCTGGGCCAGGTTGTTCTGGGCAGCTCGTCTGGACCTGGACAAGGACTCCTGGTCAATAGTTGGACGGGAGACCTGCCAGACAAATCAG GAATGTTCATGAGCACAGTCACTGAATTTGGTTGCATCCCTGTGAGCAGTGCGTACCAGACTAAGCagtatggatggatggtgaCGAG CTTCTTCAACAACATCATTGGGATAGACGACCCCGGGCTGCTCAACCCTCCAGACTTCTgcctggacgcagagctgaatGCTGACAGCGAGGAGGAGCCTGTCGACTTTTTTAGCTTGTTCCTCAAACAGCATTGA
- the LOC116707448 gene encoding ependymin isoform X1 encodes MRALILFVCLAVGCLAQEPRPCRSPALLTGQLSVSSPSKKLMAFAKYSYDALGERIRIREIGHYGKKTFHHDVLLLYRQRVMYKINYRNHTCCKKRLCVDFHPLAIPRNSTLLAQVVLGSSSGPGEGVLVNTWLGELHMKKEPANYMSTVTEFGCVPVSTVFHSNRTGWVVTSFFNNVIGLTDPQQLLIPAMCKHAQLEEEDGEEPESFFSLF; translated from the exons ATGAGAGCCCTGATCCTGTTTGTGTGCCTGGCAGTGGGCTGCCTGGCTCAGGAACCACGACCATGCA GATCCCCAGCACTTCTGACAGGACAACTCTCTGTG TCCTCTCCGAGTAAGAAGCTGATGGCCTTTGCCAAGTACAGCTACGACGCACTGGGGGAGCGCATCCGCATCAGAGAGATTGGACATTATGGCAAAAAGACCTTCCACCATGATGTACTTCTACTCTACAGACAG CGTGTCATGTATAAGATAAACTACAGGAACCACACATGTTGCAAGAAGAGACTGTGTGTAGACTTCCACCCGCTGGCCATCCCGAGGAACTCGACCCTGCTGGCACAGGTGGTGTTAGGCAGCTCCTCTGGACCGGGGGAAGGAGTCCTGGTAAACACCTGGTTGGGAGAGCTACACATGAAGAAAGAACCAG CAAACTACATGAGCACTGTCACAGAGTTTGGATGTGTCCCTGTCAGCACTGTGTTTCACAGCAACAGAACTGGATGGGTGGTGACCAG CTTCTTCAACAATGTCATCGGCCTGACGGACCCTCAACAGCTCCTCATTCCAGCTATGTGTAAACACGCCCAGCTGGAGGAAGAGGACGGAGAGGAACCAGAGAGCTTCTTCAGCTTGTTTTAG
- the LOC116707448 gene encoding ependymin-2 isoform X2, whose protein sequence is MRALILFVCLAVGCLAQEPRPCRSPALLTGQLSVSSPSKKLMAFAKYSYDALGERIRIREIGHYGKKTFHHDVLLLYRQRVMYKINYRNHTCCKKRLCVDFHPLAIPRNSTLLAQVVLGSSSGPGEGVLVNTWLGELHMKKEPGTVQGCSKLHEHCHRVWMCPCQHCVSQQQNWMGGDQLLQQCHRPDGPSTAPHSSYV, encoded by the exons ATGAGAGCCCTGATCCTGTTTGTGTGCCTGGCAGTGGGCTGCCTGGCTCAGGAACCACGACCATGCA GATCCCCAGCACTTCTGACAGGACAACTCTCTGTG TCCTCTCCGAGTAAGAAGCTGATGGCCTTTGCCAAGTACAGCTACGACGCACTGGGGGAGCGCATCCGCATCAGAGAGATTGGACATTATGGCAAAAAGACCTTCCACCATGATGTACTTCTACTCTACAGACAG CGTGTCATGTATAAGATAAACTACAGGAACCACACATGTTGCAAGAAGAGACTGTGTGTAGACTTCCACCCGCTGGCCATCCCGAGGAACTCGACCCTGCTGGCACAGGTGGTGTTAGGCAGCTCCTCTGGACCGGGGGAAGGAGTCCTGGTAAACACCTGGTTGGGAGAGCTACACATGAAGAAAGAACCAGGTACAGTACAAGGA TGCAGCAAACTACATGAGCACTGTCACAGAGTTTGGATGTGTCCCTGTCAGCACTGTGTTTCACAGCAACAGAACTGGATGGGTGGTGACCAG CTTCTTCAACAATGTCATCGGCCTGACGGACCCTCAACAGCTCCTCATTCCAGCTATGTGTAA
- the LOC116707444 gene encoding secretory phospholipase A2 receptor, whose protein sequence is MERVWVVVLYLSGWKISTCLLHQYHFVANEKTWAEAQAYCRETHTDLATIRNSEEMNQLISTVESFGYHSEVWIGLYSTIDWRWSDGYRKRGTEFRNWQNRTDNEPDFYSANQFCVCIDNNGWWDDDCKKALQFICYRGTQLNPEYVVVNEKMNWSSAQRYCRENFTDLATVRNDTENQKVQSLVPNGYWAWIGLFRDPNIYWSDGSGYSFSYWSTGSFAIGSTRACGLAALQRTGKWMTKSCETRLPYVCYSVPPPARVIRQTIQLRVKPGDPSLELNDLAVQADIQKKLQGKLKVVGMSGVTLKWKEQPDGKVFHKEGQSSQKKFKKKTEL, encoded by the exons ATGGAACGGGTGTGGGTGGTTGTCTTGTATCTCTCAG GCTGGAAGATCTCCACATGCCTCCTGCATCAGTACCACTTTGTTGCTAATGAAAAGACTTGGGCTGAAGCTCAGGCCTactgcagagagacacacacggACCTAGCCACCATTAGAAACTCTGAAGAAATGAACCAACTTATCAGCACCGTGGAATCTTTTGGCTACCACTCTGAGGTGTGGATTGGCCTGTATAGTACAATTGACTGGAGGTGGTCCGACGGCTATAGAAAGCGTGGAACTGAGTTCAGGAACTGGCAAAATCGTACTGACAATGAACCAGACTTTTACTCAGCGAAtcagttctgtgtgtgtattgacaACAATGGGTGGTGGGATGATGATTGCAAGAAAGCCCTCCAATTTATCTGTTACAGAG GAACACAGCTGAATCCTGaatatgttgttgtaaatgaaaaaatgaattggTCCAGTGCTCAGAGGTACTGCAGGGAGAACTTTACAGACCTGGCCACTGTGAGGAACGACACTGAGAACCAGAAGGTCCAGAGTTTGGTGCCGAATGGATACTGGGCGTGGATTGGTTTGTTCAGAGACCCTAACATTTACTGGTCCGATGGGAGTGGCTACTCATTCAGCTACTGGTCCACAGGTTCATTCGCTATTGGCTCGACGAGGGCCTGTGGTCTTGCAGCTTTGCAGAGAACAGGGAAATGGATGACCAAGTCCTGTGAAACTAGATTACCATATGTCTGCTACAGCGTCCCTCCGCCTG cACGAGTCATAAGGCAGACAATACAACTGAGAGTGAAGCCAGGGGACCCCTCTCTGGAGCTGAATGACCTTGCTGTACAAGCAGACATCCAGAAAAAG CTCCAGGGCAAGCTGAAGGTGGTGGGAATGAGTGGAGTCACCCTGAAGTGGAAAGAACAGCCTGATGGGAAAGTCTTCCACAAGGAGGGACAAAGTTCACAGAagaaattcaaaaagaaaactgaGCTCTGA
- the LOC116707446 gene encoding citrate synthase-lysine N-methyltransferase CSKMT, mitochondrial isoform X1, translating to MPSRCRFRGLLVAGHLGRVRTLALDNSEEDKTQAELIENMDKKATWDRFYAESRSKTTTFKNFEWFFGFDAVRDFIMPLLQTESHPGAVLQVLDMGCGTSALGPCIFRHSAQPVRVTCADISPIAVQLMQEHVQAKAIQPHNLCSQLEFVELDCTQLHRHCGYSSVDLIVDKGTTDALLRSKEGRGKASLVLKQCLKVLRSSGSLLQFSDEDPDARLLWLETEAQEPGGMAADVGVQEVGELRGMSYYCYQVTPRPII from the exons ATGCCGTCTCGTTGCCGTTTCCGTGGGCTCTTGGTAGCAGGACATTTGGGCAGAGTGAGAACTCTTGCGTTGGACAACAGTGAAGAAGACAAGACACAAG CTGAACTGATTGAAAACATGGATAAGAAAGCAACCTGGGACCGCTTCTACGCCGAGAGCCGCAGCAAGACAACCACCTTCAAAAACTTTGAGTGGTTCTTTGGCTTCGATGCCGTCCGGGACTTCATTATGCCTCTCTTGCAGACCGAGTCCCACCCAGGTGCTGTGCTACAAGTCCTGGATATGGGCTGTGGCACTTCTGCTCTAGGGCCCTGTATTTTCAGACACTCAGCCCAGCCGGTCCGGGTCACTTGTGCAGACATTTCTCCCATAGCTGTGCAACTAATGCAAGAACATGTCCAAGCCAAAGCCATTCAGCCTCATAATCTTTGTTCTCAGCTTGAGTTTGTAGAGTTGGACTGCACACAGCTTCACAGGCACTGTGGCTATAGCAGTGTGGATCTTATAGTTGATAAGGGCACCACAGATGCCTTGTTGAGGTCTAAGGAAGGGAGAGGGAAGGCCAGTCTGGTGCTTAAACAGTGTTTGAAGGTTCTGCGGAGCTCTGGATCTCTGCTCCAGTTCTCAGATGAGGATCCTGATGCCAGGCTGTTGTGGCTGGAGACAGAGGCCCAGGAGCCGGGGGGGATGGCAGCAGATGTTGGTGTGCAAGAGGTTGGGGAGCTAAGGGGAATGTCTTACTACTGCTACCAAGTGACTCCTCGCCCTATTATATAG
- the LOC116707446 gene encoding citrate synthase-lysine N-methyltransferase CSKMT, mitochondrial isoform X2 translates to MSLLAKSLTLSGRRLVAACVRHHSLTTELIENMDKKATWDRFYAESRSKTTTFKNFEWFFGFDAVRDFIMPLLQTESHPGAVLQVLDMGCGTSALGPCIFRHSAQPVRVTCADISPIAVQLMQEHVQAKAIQPHNLCSQLEFVELDCTQLHRHCGYSSVDLIVDKGTTDALLRSKEGRGKASLVLKQCLKVLRSSGSLLQFSDEDPDARLLWLETEAQEPGGMAADVGVQEVGELRGMSYYCYQVTPRPII, encoded by the exons atgtctttgttagCAAAGTCGCTGACACTGTCAGGCAGGAGACTAGTTGCCGCTTGTGTACGGCATCACTCGCTTACAA CTGAACTGATTGAAAACATGGATAAGAAAGCAACCTGGGACCGCTTCTACGCCGAGAGCCGCAGCAAGACAACCACCTTCAAAAACTTTGAGTGGTTCTTTGGCTTCGATGCCGTCCGGGACTTCATTATGCCTCTCTTGCAGACCGAGTCCCACCCAGGTGCTGTGCTACAAGTCCTGGATATGGGCTGTGGCACTTCTGCTCTAGGGCCCTGTATTTTCAGACACTCAGCCCAGCCGGTCCGGGTCACTTGTGCAGACATTTCTCCCATAGCTGTGCAACTAATGCAAGAACATGTCCAAGCCAAAGCCATTCAGCCTCATAATCTTTGTTCTCAGCTTGAGTTTGTAGAGTTGGACTGCACACAGCTTCACAGGCACTGTGGCTATAGCAGTGTGGATCTTATAGTTGATAAGGGCACCACAGATGCCTTGTTGAGGTCTAAGGAAGGGAGAGGGAAGGCCAGTCTGGTGCTTAAACAGTGTTTGAAGGTTCTGCGGAGCTCTGGATCTCTGCTCCAGTTCTCAGATGAGGATCCTGATGCCAGGCTGTTGTGGCTGGAGACAGAGGCCCAGGAGCCGGGGGGGATGGCAGCAGATGTTGGTGTGCAAGAGGTTGGGGAGCTAAGGGGAATGTCTTACTACTGCTACCAAGTGACTCCTCGCCCTATTATATAG